From Paenibacillus graminis, a single genomic window includes:
- a CDS encoding helix-turn-helix transcriptional regulator produces the protein MKFRHPLFASLKRHPTYMKLIFYFVSANVLVLGISFALLYWQSSKTLLEEIGDHSESLLVNSAQNTARLMEWALEFSFSSSNDSTLKVYALSEQYSDFETFEVWSRLMDIKNANPSIDSVYLINDYTNTVVDSRLGLNDAAAFYDQDIIKRLRDPVTANHSVLIPRTLSLPLTGNKPKEVMTIIRFYEKGSSISAFVMNVDTDNLMTLLQNNSNYANRSVSVLNDRDETVFSSTSLNQEQIAELRSHVIKGESGWKLFHPRTQGEQLMVYAGTSIKGIQDWTFIETIPKSVILGKITVLRNTSLILFFALFVASLTVIVLISKRVYSPIQELITRVMRQHQAEKPGLGYDTNELDYLSNVFIAQRNQINELTEQWRLNKFLGRERFLRDFLGETYHSAEEIGSQFLEWGIDLPKDQLSVAIFRIDHFSEFSETYPEKDRRLLRFAMSNIIQESLQSSKHKLQTVDMGDDHVAVVLSAPLSEEYAKKLQVSQQLIEQYLSVGTTAAWGRTLPSLTDMHEVYMETYELTQERFRFGHRALIVKAWLPGAPGELYHLPVNKERQIAQALPKGNADTVLEVIRSAVVKLRGMPYFECKMSLITLFMDIRRLMQEHSAQPLPSSWGLTSIEKQIIQQETMENVVPWMEALVTKTLEDIVAARSLSKNVALIEQADRFIEEQLTDPNLSAKMLADHLGLSVNYFRSLYKAETTQSITDKISEKRLNFICQELIASDSPIEPIVQNSGFSSLNTFYSIFKKVYGMTPAQYRRKHRNGDTLENL, from the coding sequence ATGAAATTCAGACATCCACTCTTCGCATCGCTAAAGCGGCATCCTACTTATATGAAGCTCATTTTTTATTTTGTCAGTGCAAATGTACTGGTGCTGGGTATCTCTTTTGCACTGCTCTATTGGCAGTCCTCCAAAACGCTTCTGGAAGAGATCGGCGATCATTCCGAATCCTTGCTGGTGAACAGCGCCCAAAACACGGCCCGGCTGATGGAATGGGCGCTGGAATTTAGCTTCTCCTCCAGCAATGACAGCACCCTCAAGGTATATGCTCTTTCGGAACAATACAGCGATTTTGAAACTTTCGAGGTATGGAGCCGGCTTATGGACATTAAGAACGCTAATCCGTCTATCGATTCGGTATACCTCATCAACGATTACACGAATACGGTAGTCGATTCCAGACTTGGATTAAATGATGCGGCAGCTTTTTACGATCAGGACATTATTAAGCGTTTACGGGATCCTGTTACAGCGAACCACAGCGTTCTCATTCCAAGAACCTTGTCCCTCCCTCTTACCGGGAATAAGCCCAAAGAGGTGATGACCATCATAAGATTTTACGAAAAAGGCAGTTCCATCTCCGCTTTCGTTATGAATGTAGATACAGATAATCTCATGACCCTGCTTCAGAACAATTCGAATTATGCCAACAGATCGGTTTCGGTTCTAAATGACCGGGATGAGACGGTTTTTAGCAGCACTTCTTTGAATCAGGAACAGATTGCGGAGCTGAGGAGCCACGTGATTAAGGGTGAAAGCGGATGGAAGCTCTTTCATCCCCGCACTCAGGGAGAGCAGCTAATGGTTTACGCAGGCACCTCTATCAAAGGAATCCAGGATTGGACCTTTATCGAAACGATACCGAAGTCTGTCATTTTGGGGAAAATCACGGTTCTTCGCAACACAAGCTTGATCTTGTTCTTCGCCCTGTTCGTAGCCTCCTTGACCGTTATCGTTCTGATTTCCAAACGGGTGTACTCGCCCATTCAAGAACTGATTACTAGAGTAATGAGGCAGCATCAGGCGGAAAAGCCCGGTCTAGGATACGACACCAATGAACTTGACTACTTATCCAATGTGTTTATAGCCCAGCGTAATCAGATTAATGAACTGACTGAGCAATGGCGGCTTAATAAATTTTTGGGCAGAGAGAGGTTTTTACGGGATTTTCTGGGGGAGACCTACCATTCAGCAGAGGAAATTGGTTCTCAGTTTCTGGAATGGGGAATTGACCTGCCGAAAGATCAGCTGTCGGTGGCCATCTTCCGGATTGACCACTTCTCGGAGTTTTCGGAGACCTACCCGGAGAAGGACCGGCGTCTGCTCCGGTTTGCAATGTCCAATATTATTCAAGAGTCGCTGCAGTCGTCCAAGCACAAGCTGCAAACGGTGGACATGGGGGACGATCACGTGGCAGTTGTCTTATCCGCCCCATTGTCCGAAGAATATGCGAAGAAGCTGCAAGTATCCCAACAGTTAATAGAGCAGTATTTGTCAGTTGGAACGACCGCTGCTTGGGGCAGGACGCTGCCCAGCCTGACCGACATGCATGAGGTATATATGGAGACGTATGAACTGACGCAGGAACGGTTCCGGTTCGGACACAGAGCGCTCATCGTAAAAGCATGGCTGCCCGGCGCGCCCGGAGAACTGTATCACCTCCCTGTGAACAAAGAGCGGCAGATTGCTCAGGCTCTTCCCAAGGGGAATGCAGATACGGTTCTGGAAGTCATACGCTCAGCCGTAGTCAAGCTGCGGGGAATGCCCTATTTTGAATGTAAAATGTCGCTGATTACGTTGTTTATGGATATACGCCGGCTCATGCAAGAGCACTCCGCTCAGCCGCTGCCGAGTTCATGGGGGCTGACTTCCATCGAGAAACAGATCATCCAGCAGGAGACGATGGAAAACGTGGTGCCATGGATGGAAGCATTGGTAACCAAGACGCTCGAAGACATTGTGGCTGCCCGCAGTCTGTCCAAAAACGTGGCCCTGATTGAGCAGGCGGACCGGTTCATTGAAGAACAATTAACCGATCCGAACTTGTCCGCAAAAATGCTGGCCGATCATTTGGGATTGTCCGTGAATTATTTCCGCAGTTTGTATAAAGCGGAGACAACCCAGTCCATTACGGACAAGATATCGGAGAAACGCCTAAATTTCATATGTCAGGAGTTAATTGCCTCCGACTCGCCCATTGAGCCCATCGTCCAAAATTCCGGATTCTCGTCGCTTAATACGTTTTATTCCATCTTCAAAAAGGTGTATGGAATGACACCGGCCCAATATCGGAGAAAGCATAGAAATGGCGATACCCTGGAGAATCTATAG
- a CDS encoding ABC transporter permease has translation MQYQLNANKGSKLKHIIRNPFLYAMAVPGLLFFLVFSYFPIYGIIIAFKDYNFAKGITGSDWVGFRNFDYFFTSDDFWIILRNTLVLNMLFIVFTTVAAVMIALMFNEIRNKYFKRISQSLIFLPYFMSWIVVGMIVQSLFGGEEPMINTWLQYLSLEPVNWMFESKLWPYILTVIRVWQGAGYLSIIFLAAITGISEDLYEAARIDGASKLQIVLRITLPLLVPTIMIMTLLAVGKIFNGDFAMIYAIIGDNSSLYPTTDVIDTFVFRSMRQLHDFGMSSAVGLFQSIMGLIFVITANWITRRVSKESALF, from the coding sequence ATGCAATATCAACTTAATGCAAATAAAGGGTCCAAGCTGAAGCATATTATCCGGAATCCATTTCTATATGCTATGGCTGTACCGGGGCTGTTGTTTTTTCTCGTGTTCAGTTATTTTCCTATATACGGGATAATAATCGCCTTCAAAGACTATAATTTTGCCAAAGGCATTACGGGAAGCGATTGGGTCGGTTTTAGAAACTTCGATTATTTTTTTACTTCAGATGATTTCTGGATCATTCTGCGTAATACGCTGGTGCTGAACATGCTGTTCATTGTATTTACTACGGTGGCTGCGGTTATGATTGCTCTTATGTTCAATGAAATCCGCAATAAGTATTTCAAACGAATTTCACAGTCGCTCATCTTCCTTCCTTATTTTATGTCCTGGATTGTGGTAGGAATGATTGTCCAATCCTTATTTGGCGGGGAAGAGCCGATGATCAACACCTGGCTGCAGTATCTCAGCCTGGAACCGGTCAACTGGATGTTTGAGTCCAAGCTTTGGCCCTACATTCTGACGGTAATCCGTGTATGGCAAGGAGCCGGTTATCTTTCGATTATTTTTCTGGCGGCGATTACCGGCATATCGGAGGATTTGTACGAGGCTGCCCGGATTGATGGGGCTTCCAAACTGCAGATTGTGCTGCGCATTACGCTGCCGCTGCTCGTTCCTACCATCATGATCATGACTTTGCTGGCCGTAGGCAAAATTTTCAATGGTGACTTTGCCATGATCTATGCCATCATTGGAGACAATTCATCGTTGTATCCGACTACCGATGTCATTGATACCTTCGTCTTCCGCTCCATGAGACAGCTGCATGACTTCGGCATGTCCTCGGCGGTTGGCCTGTTCCAGTCGATAATGGGTCTAATCTTCGTCATTACCGCCAACTGGATAACCCGAAGGGTGTCTAAAGAATCTGCTTTATTCTAG
- a CDS encoding carbohydrate ABC transporter permease, translating to MRQKQSAADRTFTVFAHTFILLFTLFCVFPFLLMIIGSFTDEGELIAHGYTLFPQTLSLDAYKAVLQSDVLFNGYSVTIFITVVGALTALCISAMLGYSLANKRNVLQTPFLFFCYLPMLFSGGIIPFYIVVSQWLHLQNTIWVLILTMLCQPFLVFLLVSFFRTIPEELEEAARIDGANEMRVFFQIMIPISKPILASVGLFYALSYWNDWFMGLMFVDNEKLFPLQLILRRMVSNMEAAKNLIPASAAIAVTPPTYGVRMATTVLTIGPIVLLYPLLQKYFVKGLTVGAVKG from the coding sequence ATGAGACAGAAACAGAGCGCTGCGGATCGAACTTTTACGGTATTTGCCCATACGTTCATTTTGTTGTTTACCTTATTTTGTGTGTTTCCTTTTCTGCTGATGATTATCGGCTCTTTTACAGACGAGGGGGAACTGATTGCACACGGCTATACTTTATTTCCGCAAACCTTATCGCTGGATGCGTATAAGGCGGTTTTGCAATCGGATGTGCTGTTCAACGGCTATTCGGTCACGATCTTTATCACTGTCGTAGGCGCATTAACCGCGTTGTGCATTTCGGCAATGCTCGGCTATTCGCTGGCTAACAAACGGAATGTCCTGCAAACACCGTTTCTGTTTTTTTGCTACTTGCCTATGCTTTTTTCCGGAGGCATCATTCCATTTTATATTGTGGTCAGCCAGTGGCTGCATTTGCAGAATACCATCTGGGTGCTCATTTTGACGATGTTATGCCAGCCGTTCCTCGTCTTTTTGCTGGTCAGTTTCTTCCGCACCATTCCCGAGGAATTGGAGGAAGCCGCAAGAATAGACGGAGCGAATGAAATGAGGGTTTTCTTTCAAATTATGATTCCGATCTCGAAGCCGATTCTGGCTTCCGTCGGCCTCTTCTATGCCTTGAGCTACTGGAATGACTGGTTTATGGGACTGATGTTCGTGGATAATGAGAAGTTGTTCCCGCTGCAGCTGATTCTGCGCCGGATGGTCTCCAATATGGAAGCCGCCAAAAATCTCATTCCCGCCTCAGCAGCCATTGCCGTGACGCCGCCGACCTATGGCGTACGGATGGCGACGACCGTGCTGACGATCGGCCCGATTGTCCTGCTGTATCCCTTGCTTCAGAAGTATTTTGTCAAAGGTCTAACGGTAGGAGCGGTAAAAGGCTAA
- a CDS encoding ABC transporter substrate-binding protein, with protein sequence MRLKKWFGTTTTAVLVSSLMLAGCGGNTKTGGNEGSSGANAQSAAPAAKETVTLKAYFPGDKPAGFDAVLQAVNDKLKADNVGAALNINFLPWSDYGNAVSVKMSAGEDFDMYLDAPWLSMNQMIEGNSLMELDAAVAKRPELKASIPEEMWEYNKFGGKIMGIPLGTTQGQLYGLLIRKDLREKYGLPELKTLGDLEKFLYTVKEKEKDVKPFVINGIKADKLPFVLSESANLALDEVLEIGVNMFAYSIKDKKVTGQWASPMIADGYERVTKYYKDGIISKNIAQEQNAETLFKQGKYAATYYAADGVEGLKYSEMLQDGSDKLEIFIPNGDKAKPYTAFQQWNFLCIPASSKHADLALDVANWMSIKENHDLMEYGIQGKDWEPVGDSSYKVLSSYSFPGYVLTWRPTLNRTPDKMMKDDKKWFDFSTNPANFTLSPTAGFNFNAEKVKTEYAKITPLHDSTFLPLSQGLVPAEEGKKMMDKKMESLGGQKVIDEIQAQIDAVTSGK encoded by the coding sequence ATGAGGTTAAAAAAATGGTTTGGCACAACGACGACAGCGGTATTGGTATCCTCACTGATGCTGGCGGGCTGCGGCGGCAATACGAAGACTGGCGGCAATGAGGGAAGTTCTGGAGCGAATGCGCAAAGTGCTGCACCCGCAGCGAAGGAAACGGTGACGTTGAAAGCTTATTTTCCAGGGGATAAACCGGCCGGCTTTGACGCTGTGCTGCAGGCGGTCAACGACAAATTGAAAGCGGACAACGTCGGAGCAGCCTTGAATATCAACTTCTTGCCTTGGTCCGATTACGGGAATGCGGTATCCGTGAAGATGTCTGCCGGCGAAGACTTCGATATGTATTTGGATGCCCCATGGTTATCCATGAATCAGATGATCGAGGGCAATTCTTTAATGGAACTGGATGCCGCAGTGGCCAAACGTCCGGAGCTCAAAGCATCCATTCCCGAGGAAATGTGGGAATATAACAAATTCGGCGGAAAAATTATGGGAATTCCGCTGGGCACTACCCAGGGCCAGCTCTATGGCCTTCTGATCCGCAAAGACTTGCGCGAGAAATACGGACTTCCCGAGCTGAAAACCCTTGGCGATCTGGAGAAATTTTTGTATACGGTCAAGGAAAAAGAGAAGGATGTCAAGCCCTTCGTGATTAACGGCATCAAAGCCGATAAACTCCCGTTTGTCCTGAGCGAATCCGCTAATCTGGCGCTGGATGAAGTGCTTGAAATCGGTGTCAACATGTTCGCGTATTCCATCAAGGACAAGAAGGTAACCGGCCAATGGGCAAGTCCGATGATTGCCGATGGTTATGAACGCGTCACCAAATACTATAAGGACGGCATCATCTCCAAAAATATCGCGCAGGAGCAAAATGCAGAAACACTGTTCAAGCAGGGCAAATATGCAGCTACCTATTATGCGGCGGATGGTGTAGAGGGACTGAAATATTCGGAAATGCTGCAAGACGGCAGCGACAAGCTGGAGATTTTCATTCCGAACGGGGATAAGGCCAAGCCGTATACCGCTTTCCAGCAATGGAATTTCCTGTGCATTCCGGCTTCCTCCAAGCATGCTGATCTGGCTCTGGACGTAGCCAATTGGATGTCGATTAAGGAAAACCACGACTTGATGGAATACGGCATTCAAGGAAAGGACTGGGAACCAGTCGGCGATTCGAGCTATAAGGTGCTGTCCAGCTATTCATTCCCGGGCTATGTGTTGACCTGGCGGCCAACGCTCAACCGCACGCCGGACAAGATGATGAAGGATGACAAGAAGTGGTTCGACTTCTCTACCAACCCGGCCAATTTCACACTTAGTCCAACGGCGGGCTTCAACTTTAACGCTGAAAAGGTGAAGACGGAATATGCTAAAATCACTCCGCTTCATGATTCGACCTTCCTGCCGCTTAGCCAGGGCCTGGTGCCTGCCGAAGAAGGCAAGAAGATGATGGACAAAAAAATGGAGAGCCTCGGCGGACAAAAAGTAATTGATGAAATTCAGGCGCAAATCGACGCTGTCACATCCGGTAAATAA
- a CDS encoding glycoside hydrolase family 130 protein codes for MNITRSAQNPVIRVRDVVPSRPDFRVLGAFNAGVAQLGDETILLLRIAEAPIPDRADEVLVPRLNEAGTDVRVERYDKNDPGYDFSDSRFIARDGRTVMLTSLSHLRVARSKDGIHFDIEPTPALFPEHALEAWGIEDPRVTQIGDIYYITYSSASAHGVGAGLAETRDFRTFKRRGLMLAPENKDVMIFPDKINGKYYALHRPVPKSFGSPEMWIAESPDLDHWGNHRFLMGLSEQGWDSARMGGGAVPIRTERGWLALYHGADSKHRYCMGAVLLDLENPAKVIARSRVPILEPEAAYEVNGFFGKVVFSCGALLLDQTVRMYYGAADEVMAVADIPLEDIYNTLL; via the coding sequence ATGAACATAACACGCAGCGCGCAAAATCCTGTTATACGGGTTCGGGACGTTGTCCCCTCCCGCCCCGATTTTCGGGTGCTGGGTGCGTTTAATGCAGGAGTTGCGCAGTTAGGGGATGAAACGATCCTTTTACTGCGCATTGCGGAAGCGCCGATACCGGACCGGGCGGACGAAGTGCTCGTCCCCCGGCTGAATGAAGCAGGTACCGATGTACGGGTAGAGCGCTACGACAAAAACGATCCGGGCTATGATTTCTCCGACTCGCGCTTCATCGCAAGGGACGGACGAACGGTCATGCTCACATCCTTATCCCATCTGCGGGTGGCGCGAAGCAAAGACGGCATTCATTTCGACATCGAGCCGACGCCGGCCTTGTTTCCGGAACACGCTCTGGAAGCGTGGGGAATTGAGGATCCGCGCGTAACTCAAATCGGAGACATCTATTATATTACTTACAGCTCCGCCTCCGCCCACGGCGTTGGCGCCGGCCTGGCGGAGACCCGGGATTTCCGGACATTCAAGCGCCGCGGACTTATGCTGGCTCCTGAAAATAAGGACGTCATGATATTCCCGGATAAAATCAACGGCAAATACTATGCTTTGCACCGTCCGGTGCCGAAATCCTTCGGCTCTCCCGAGATGTGGATCGCCGAATCGCCCGATCTCGACCATTGGGGGAACCACCGCTTCCTGATGGGGCTCAGCGAACAAGGCTGGGATTCGGCCCGTATGGGCGGCGGGGCGGTTCCGATTCGAACCGAACGCGGCTGGCTCGCACTGTACCACGGAGCGGACAGCAAGCATCGCTATTGTATGGGTGCGGTGCTGCTCGATTTGGAGAACCCTGCCAAGGTAATCGCGAGATCCCGTGTACCGATATTGGAGCCGGAAGCTGCATATGAGGTGAATGGATTTTTCGGCAAGGTCGTGTTTTCGTGCGGAGCCCTATTGCTGGATCAGACGGTCCGCATGTATTACGGTGCTGCAGACGAAGTGATGGCAGTGGCGGACATACCGCTGGAGGATATATATAATACGCTTTTGTAA